The following proteins come from a genomic window of Ictalurus furcatus strain D&B chromosome 26, Billie_1.0, whole genome shotgun sequence:
- the eed gene encoding polycomb protein eed isoform X1, with amino-acid sequence MRGKMSEAHAEAGNDIMPAKKQKLSSDENSNPDLSGDENVSEDDAVSIESGTNAERPDTPTNTASAPGRKSWGKGKWKSKKCKYSFKCVNSLREDHGQPLFGVQFNWHSKEGDPLVFATVGSNRVTLYECHSQGEIRLLQSYVDADADENFYTCAWTYDTSTSHPLLAVAGSRGIIRIINHITMQCVKHYVGHGNAINELKFHPRDPNLLLSVSKDHALRLWNIQTDTLVAIFGGVEGHRDEVLSADFDLLGEKIMSCGMDHSLKLWRINSERMQKAIRGSYEYNPSKTNRPFVSQKIHFPDFSTRDIHRNYVDCVRWLGDLILSKSCENAIVCWKPGKMEDDVDHIKPSESNVTILGRFDYSQCDIWYMRFSMDFWQKMLALGNQVGKLYVWDLEVEDPHKAKCTTLTLPKCTSAIRQTSFSRDSSILIAVCDDASIWRWDRLR; translated from the exons ATGAGGGGTAAGATGTCCGAGGCTCATGCCGAGGCGGGAAACGACATCATGCCGGCAAAAAAGCAGAAACTGAGCAGCGATGAAAACAGCAACCCTGACCTCTCCGGGGATGAAAATGTAAGCGAa GACGATGCTGTCAGCATTGAGAGCGGAACGAACGCTGAGCGGCCCGACACTCCTACAAACACAGCTAGCGCCCCGGGAAGGAAGAGCTGGGGCAAGGGCAAGTGGAAATCGAAGAAATGCAAATACTCCTTCAAGTGTGTTAACAGCCTGAGG GAAGACCATGGCCAGCCTTTGTTTGGGGTCCAGTTCAATTGGCACAGTAAGGAGGGCGACCCCCTCGTCTTCGCAACAGTGGGAAGCAACAGA GTCACCTTATATGAATGTCATTCCCAAGGAGAGATCCGGCTCCTGCAGTCTTATGTAGATGCAGAT GCAGATGAGAACTTCTACACCTGTGCTTGGACGTATGACACCAGCACCAGTCACCCTCTGTTGGCGGTGGCTGGCTCCCGAGGCATCATCCGCATCATCAACCACATTACTATGCAATGTGTCAAA CATTATGTGGGACATGGAAACGCAATCAACGAGCTTAAGTTTCATCCGAGAGATCCCAACCTACTGCTGTCTGTGAGCAAAG ACCATGCGTTACGGCTGTGGAACATCCAGACGGATACGCTCGTAGCCATATTTGGAGGTGTGGAGGGCCATCGAGATGAGGTCTTGAGTGCG GACTTTGACCTACTAGGGGAGAAGATCATGTCCTGTGGAATGGACCACTCTCTGAAACTGTGGAGAATAAACTCAGAGAGAATGCAAAAAGCAATACGAGGCTCTTATGAGTACAACCCCAGCAAGACCAACAG GCCTTTTGTGTCTCAGAAGATTCACTTCCCAGATTTCTCCACACGGGACATCCACAGAAACTATGTAGATTGTGTGCGCTGGCTTGGGGATTTAATTCTCTCCAAG TCCTGTGAAAACGCCATCGTGTGCTGGAAACCCGGGAAGATGGAGGATGATGTTGACCACATCAAGCCCAGTGAATCCAACGTGACCATTCTGGGCCGATTCGACTACAGTCAGTGTGACATCTGGTACATGCGCTTCTCGATGGACTTCTGGCAGAAG ATGCTGGCTCTGGGAAATCAGGTTGGAAAACTGTACGTGTGGGACCTGGAGGTTGAAGATCCTCATAAAGCAAA GTGCACCACTCTCACGCTTCCTAAATGCACTTCAGCCATCAGGCAGACCAGCTTCAGCAGAGACAGCAGTATTCTCATAGCAGTGTGTGACGATGCGTCTATCTGGCGCTGGGACAGGCTACGCTGA
- the eed gene encoding polycomb protein eed isoform X2, whose product MRGKMSEAHAEAGNDIMPAKKQKLSSDENSNPDLSGDENDDAVSIESGTNAERPDTPTNTASAPGRKSWGKGKWKSKKCKYSFKCVNSLREDHGQPLFGVQFNWHSKEGDPLVFATVGSNRVTLYECHSQGEIRLLQSYVDADADENFYTCAWTYDTSTSHPLLAVAGSRGIIRIINHITMQCVKHYVGHGNAINELKFHPRDPNLLLSVSKDHALRLWNIQTDTLVAIFGGVEGHRDEVLSADFDLLGEKIMSCGMDHSLKLWRINSERMQKAIRGSYEYNPSKTNRPFVSQKIHFPDFSTRDIHRNYVDCVRWLGDLILSKSCENAIVCWKPGKMEDDVDHIKPSESNVTILGRFDYSQCDIWYMRFSMDFWQKMLALGNQVGKLYVWDLEVEDPHKAKCTTLTLPKCTSAIRQTSFSRDSSILIAVCDDASIWRWDRLR is encoded by the exons ATGAGGGGTAAGATGTCCGAGGCTCATGCCGAGGCGGGAAACGACATCATGCCGGCAAAAAAGCAGAAACTGAGCAGCGATGAAAACAGCAACCCTGACCTCTCCGGGGATGAAAAT GACGATGCTGTCAGCATTGAGAGCGGAACGAACGCTGAGCGGCCCGACACTCCTACAAACACAGCTAGCGCCCCGGGAAGGAAGAGCTGGGGCAAGGGCAAGTGGAAATCGAAGAAATGCAAATACTCCTTCAAGTGTGTTAACAGCCTGAGG GAAGACCATGGCCAGCCTTTGTTTGGGGTCCAGTTCAATTGGCACAGTAAGGAGGGCGACCCCCTCGTCTTCGCAACAGTGGGAAGCAACAGA GTCACCTTATATGAATGTCATTCCCAAGGAGAGATCCGGCTCCTGCAGTCTTATGTAGATGCAGAT GCAGATGAGAACTTCTACACCTGTGCTTGGACGTATGACACCAGCACCAGTCACCCTCTGTTGGCGGTGGCTGGCTCCCGAGGCATCATCCGCATCATCAACCACATTACTATGCAATGTGTCAAA CATTATGTGGGACATGGAAACGCAATCAACGAGCTTAAGTTTCATCCGAGAGATCCCAACCTACTGCTGTCTGTGAGCAAAG ACCATGCGTTACGGCTGTGGAACATCCAGACGGATACGCTCGTAGCCATATTTGGAGGTGTGGAGGGCCATCGAGATGAGGTCTTGAGTGCG GACTTTGACCTACTAGGGGAGAAGATCATGTCCTGTGGAATGGACCACTCTCTGAAACTGTGGAGAATAAACTCAGAGAGAATGCAAAAAGCAATACGAGGCTCTTATGAGTACAACCCCAGCAAGACCAACAG GCCTTTTGTGTCTCAGAAGATTCACTTCCCAGATTTCTCCACACGGGACATCCACAGAAACTATGTAGATTGTGTGCGCTGGCTTGGGGATTTAATTCTCTCCAAG TCCTGTGAAAACGCCATCGTGTGCTGGAAACCCGGGAAGATGGAGGATGATGTTGACCACATCAAGCCCAGTGAATCCAACGTGACCATTCTGGGCCGATTCGACTACAGTCAGTGTGACATCTGGTACATGCGCTTCTCGATGGACTTCTGGCAGAAG ATGCTGGCTCTGGGAAATCAGGTTGGAAAACTGTACGTGTGGGACCTGGAGGTTGAAGATCCTCATAAAGCAAA GTGCACCACTCTCACGCTTCCTAAATGCACTTCAGCCATCAGGCAGACCAGCTTCAGCAGAGACAGCAGTATTCTCATAGCAGTGTGTGACGATGCGTCTATCTGGCGCTGGGACAGGCTACGCTGA
- the hikeshi gene encoding protein Hikeshi produces the protein MFGCLVAGRLVQTDAQQVSGDKFVFNLPDYEKVNHVVVFMLGTVPFPAGMGGAVYFSFPDPSVGQVWQLLGFITNEKPSAIFKISGLKAGEGGAHPFGMMAAPQAASVAQVGVSVEPLDQLAQQTPVSNATVSTMDSFTQFTQKMLESLYNFTSSFALSQAQMTPNPSEMYVPASSILKWYENFQRRMVQNPNFWKA, from the exons ATGTTTGGGTGTTTAGTTGCAGGCAGATTG GTCCAGACCGATGCCCAGCAGGTCTCTGGTGATAAATTTGTGTTCAACCTGCCTGACTATGAGAAGGTTAACCACGTGGTGGTGTTCATGCTGGGCACAGTGCCTTTTCCTGCTGGCATGGGAGGTGCTGTTTACTTCTCCTTCCCTGATCCAAGTGTGGGCCAAGTGTGGCAGCTGCTCGGCTTCATCACCAACGAGAAGCCAAGTGCCATCTTTAAAATCTCTGGCCTAAAAGCTG GTGAAGGTGGAGCTCATCCGTTTGGGATGATGGCTGCCCCACAGGCCGCCTCGGTGGCTCAGGTCGGCGTTTCCGTTGAACCCCTCGACCAGCTCGCTCAACAGACACCAGTTTCCAATGCAACCGTCTCCACCATGGATTCCTTCACACAG TTCACCCAGAAGATGTTGGAGAGCCTGTACAACTTCACCTCCTCCTTCGCTCTGTCACAAGCTCAGATGACGCCAAACCCCTCGGAGATGTATGTTCCAGCCAGCTCCATCCTTAAATG GTATGAAAACTTCCAGAGACGAATGGTGCAGAATCCAAACTTCTGGAAAGCATGA